In a genomic window of Candidatus Acidiferrales bacterium:
- a CDS encoding adenylate/guanylate cyclase domain-containing protein, translating into MAVAIFLIHLFLLYVDLRHKAAGLWTAMPGYLYLFYSHIVLETGLLFFILIMTISKPASAKDVRVSHMAVAVSFMLFFLAWSAALSSVDQMIHGLIAVHIMAVFGIAVAFYVTGATSLMMYVAAHVFFVVGISQTQPNHDVLLGHYINGSALAVVAWVLSRLVFSARVREFLNTKTIERQKIEIEDTKKKIESILKNILPENVVKQIDGRDYPPPEYNPSTTIVFADFVSFYKIAETSDAREVLKILEEMSNAFDESVRKHRLEKLRTIGDCYMFAGGLSTENNQLVDTVEGALEIRDIVCKFAKGIKTKTGHEWALRIGVHTGPAITGIIGTWRFIYDVWGPTVNIASRLEAASLPNKINVSQRVFDQLLETDRYTLEPRGALAIKNMEPVDMYFVERKV; encoded by the coding sequence TTGGCGGTCGCAATATTTCTAATTCACCTTTTCCTTCTGTACGTCGACCTTCGGCACAAGGCCGCGGGCCTGTGGACGGCGATGCCGGGGTATCTGTATCTTTTTTATTCGCATATCGTACTGGAGACCGGTCTTCTCTTTTTCATATTAATCATGACAATTTCAAAACCTGCGTCCGCCAAAGATGTGCGCGTCTCCCACATGGCCGTTGCTGTATCGTTCATGCTTTTCTTTCTGGCATGGAGCGCCGCTTTATCCTCGGTTGATCAGATGATTCACGGATTGATTGCTGTCCATATCATGGCCGTATTCGGAATCGCTGTTGCATTTTACGTGACGGGAGCTACGAGCCTGATGATGTACGTTGCGGCGCACGTGTTTTTCGTTGTCGGCATCTCTCAAACACAACCAAACCACGATGTGTTGCTTGGACATTATATCAACGGGTCAGCGCTCGCAGTTGTAGCTTGGGTTCTGTCACGTTTGGTTTTCTCCGCAAGAGTACGTGAATTCCTGAACACGAAGACAATCGAGCGCCAGAAAATCGAGATCGAAGACACGAAGAAGAAAATAGAATCGATCCTTAAGAATATTTTGCCTGAAAATGTCGTGAAACAAATCGACGGCAGAGATTATCCGCCGCCGGAATATAACCCTTCCACGACCATCGTGTTTGCAGATTTTGTATCATTCTATAAAATCGCGGAAACCTCAGACGCGCGGGAGGTGCTTAAAATCCTGGAGGAGATGTCAAATGCGTTCGACGAGTCAGTGAGGAAGCACAGGCTTGAAAAATTAAGAACTATCGGCGATTGTTATATGTTCGCGGGCGGCCTCTCCACAGAAAATAACCAGCTTGTCGATACAGTGGAGGGAGCACTGGAAATTCGAGATATTGTATGCAAATTTGCGAAAGGTATTAAGACGAAAACGGGACATGAATGGGCGCTGAGGATCGGTGTCCATACGGGTCCCGCGATAACCGGAATAATCGGGACATGGCGGTTTATTTACGATGTGTGGGGTCCGACGGTAAATATCGCATCGCGGCTCGAAGCAGCATCCCTGCCGAACAAGATCAATGTTTCGCAGCGCGTGTTCGACCAGCTTCTCGAAACCGATCGTTATACACTTGAGCCGCGGGGTGCTCTAGCTATAAAAAATATGGAACCGGTCGATATGTATTTTGTCGAGAGAAAAGTTTAG
- the tadA gene encoding tRNA adenosine(34) deaminase TadA, with protein sequence MSNHQRFMFAALKEAEEAYSNNEVPVGAVIVKSDAIIARAHNQVERLQDPTAHAEIIAIGAAANHLGSWRLKGCTLYVTLEPCPMCAGAIVLSRLDRIVFGSFDPKMGACSTLYNIVQDERLNHRVEIISGIMDDDAKLLLREFFEKKRE encoded by the coding sequence TTGAGTAACCATCAGCGTTTCATGTTTGCCGCCTTGAAAGAGGCGGAGGAAGCCTACAGCAATAACGAAGTGCCGGTAGGCGCGGTGATAGTCAAAAGCGATGCTATTATAGCGCGGGCGCACAACCAGGTTGAAAGGCTTCAGGATCCGACGGCTCACGCGGAGATAATTGCGATCGGCGCCGCGGCAAACCATCTCGGGAGCTGGAGATTGAAAGGGTGCACGCTCTACGTAACGCTCGAGCCGTGCCCGATGTGCGCGGGAGCGATCGTTCTTTCACGACTCGACAGGATTGTGTTCGGATCGTTCGATCCAAAGATGGGAGCATGTTCCACTTTGTATAACATCGTGCAGGATGAACGGTTGAATCATCGAGTGGAGATAATTTCCGGCATAATGGATGACGACGCAAAATTGCTTTTGAGGGAATTCTTTGAGAAAAAGAGGGAATGA
- the sprA gene encoding cell surface protein SprA, protein MEIIKANTSRFALTAVPVCIINAGVWAFIFTGCFGHAAKTGNYQPGSSRRDTTSLGHPSPQNVSTNRDTVKSASIDSIARGKEQSIRPEVGDSLMSKHAYDTLSARGKTDSMLARTDSSGIKSDTISLDSLKLSKWLSGIRHDNPQAQIFPGYRYPLFIYSDVVQRTATIDSAGDDVDVQETLWGKDIRIPIQIPLNQYVKLEENYFIQKNWEDLAHAYTSKTGVNQLGSLMSGITNIDIPIPSNPVLSIFGPPRINLKISGAVDVHGAWRNQKTDQQTLSALGNVTNQPDFKQDVQINVDGTVGDKLSIGANWDTQNQFDYENQLHIKYTGYDDEIIKSVEAGNVSMSTPSSFVGSSQALFGIKATAQFGPLTLTGLASQQKAQGKSLTYSGGSSALPISFRATDFSQNHFFIDTNYIGEYEDYYQSGRTQIDKQALIITQIEVYESIFNPAGNPNVRSCVTVMDLPPNNTASQSYYSNLQTKGATDSSGQVENGLFIKLDPSQYSIDKNTGVLTLNTSYTAEQIIAVVYSTQGGNTYGTFSFADTSAKDRLVLKLVKPKNKLIHDASHAEAWRLMLRNIYSVGGTNLSASSIKDLKILYTPSGTTAQDNINGISLVHLFRIDGTGTAGAQNTFYYNDGVDIDSYHGELIFPFIEPFVEAFHQSGNGYSISNPDSFVYESIYDTTDDFYPSDTHNLFSVTGSYVGSSTSRIPLGFNLVQGSVKVLYNGQPLVPDQDYSIDYLTGELTIRNQAALQPGANVQIQYETNDIFTIASKSLSGLRGDLKINDQTGLGFTLMNYSLQSPNDKVQVGEEPMSNLILGVDGGTSADLPFLTKALDALPLIQTAAPSRLTLHGEAAYMLPNPNTRTSPIPDDNGQGVAYIDDFEGAKRTIPLPINFSSWSIASPPKNTAIDSVLNREVPDSTKNDYRGWAYWYNDIPPTTLSKDIWPSKQVSVDQQTVTVLHVGFLDTVRGQYNRARDIDTTLDTKNNNPNLAKLAWGGMMVDLSSNASDLVGQNINYLEVWMQIDPSTHPHGTMHVDIGQIGEDVFGDGVFRSEDTTGLGVRNNDLGIDQFSIAEENSLFPWIKDKPDRPWWNVNDSISADPDGGAYFADINGHNYLRVNGTKYNSVSATGLLPDGEDLNHNRFLDQTNSYYEYDVKLDTTNNKYVAGVGSKGWYEYLIPLKDTSKVIGQPSLSVVQSVRVWFDGMTSPMLVNIAEMDLVGNYWRTPDVKDTTMQASVVDVFDNPGYNAPVPGLQPVDHSNPTTPLTLNEQSLDLILNGLHGGDSRYVLKYLPTSLNVFHYKDMKFFVHGDPNFRYVDSTDHDADIYIRFGSDSLNFYEYRQPLRYINNPVPPIRAGWQDITINFAELTAIKQRRDSVNQPNVVPLPTDNGIPGSTYWLQGNPSLMSVSYFQIGITNKRAGSATVLHGSVWVDELRLTDADNTPGGAYSFSANLQLADFGALAFNFSKTDPYFHGLTTQFGSLNTQQNWGVNASLSLERLLPREWQGTSIPFAYSHSESFSNPLYLAGSDILVSEAVAKRKQYLDTLGYAPGAAASLADSLQTSSQVLRVQNSWSIPTLRIAVPSTKWYFKDILNNITMGYSWSGSQYRDTQVKSGNQWTWNFSSGYSVQLDPAAWFTPFPSKSKTTTSSSPISNPNPRGFNPPSGGPENINPPGNIPSTNSPGQDFQIRYLPSSFNLSMSASRMLAVEDYWTQINPRITPNFSSSRSGGFNWRLTNNGILNPTIDYRFSVNSSLYLIDVDTAGGKSIPRPDSYVFRQIFLNNGLINFGSDYDYSQQFSLTTQPKLPFNIQQYIDMQASYNSAYHWSNNLQQAQLAKTSGVNGTLQLGSTIRLKALTDPLFGGSTSAAISTTPDTLQPQPPSSNARGRGHGREEFELPADTTSTVTASGGKGNQLGNLANILIKVPFLNFESVSINFSSADMSQNNGLPSLRPGMANFFRVPFIQENNPALGPSQLYQLGLISDPYSKLVFFTKKGFPFFGFGETQTVRIASPSDSSRFIINDIFTNTNSMDIRTSRNLWQGARIDLSWHVGWSYNRNIQYATDTRGNPIYDSATANIALSGQINRSFFTIPPVLFLSAFKSGINQVETDYQANKNDPTNTVSDQQKLSQAFVKGFETLPILDKIFGQYMPRMNYSFTWDGLEQFPLFKSFATHVSFNHAYQSTYSENWHITNGAAQVTDAQTVSYGFQPLAGLNIAFKSIGDATISGSILYNTSDQYSLNPNNFSIAQQHTGQLTITADYAKRGFSIPLFGLNLQNDVDISASYSAASSTQFNFDMNNFSGSGSPLSGTTQTTLEIRFRYEVSQRVTASIYYRNTKIIPTVQASQVPGTTTNEAGVDVHVSIAG, encoded by the coding sequence GTGGAAATTATTAAGGCTAATACGAGCCGCTTCGCGCTGACAGCCGTCCCCGTTTGCATAATTAATGCCGGAGTGTGGGCATTTATCTTCACGGGATGCTTTGGACACGCTGCGAAGACGGGAAATTACCAGCCTGGTTCCTCACGACGGGATACGACCTCGTTAGGCCATCCATCACCGCAAAACGTTTCTACCAATCGCGATACGGTTAAATCCGCGTCGATAGATTCCATTGCCCGCGGAAAGGAGCAATCCATCCGGCCGGAGGTTGGCGACAGTCTGATGTCAAAGCACGCCTATGATACTCTTTCTGCAAGAGGAAAAACGGACTCGATGCTGGCTCGCACGGATTCTTCAGGGATAAAGTCGGACACAATTTCTTTAGATTCGCTGAAACTTTCCAAATGGCTGTCGGGGATAAGGCACGACAATCCCCAGGCACAGATCTTTCCCGGATATCGTTACCCGCTTTTCATCTATTCCGACGTGGTGCAGAGAACTGCCACCATCGACAGTGCCGGGGACGATGTGGACGTTCAGGAAACACTGTGGGGAAAAGACATAAGAATTCCAATCCAGATTCCATTGAACCAGTACGTCAAGCTTGAGGAAAATTATTTTATCCAGAAAAATTGGGAAGATCTTGCTCATGCGTACACCTCGAAAACAGGTGTGAACCAGCTTGGCTCTCTCATGTCGGGGATAACCAACATAGACATACCGATTCCTTCGAATCCAGTTCTCAGCATCTTTGGTCCTCCAAGGATCAATTTAAAAATATCGGGAGCCGTCGATGTCCATGGTGCATGGAGAAATCAAAAAACCGACCAGCAGACTCTCTCCGCGCTCGGGAATGTTACGAACCAGCCGGATTTCAAACAGGATGTCCAGATAAATGTCGACGGAACGGTGGGAGACAAACTGAGCATCGGAGCAAACTGGGATACTCAAAACCAGTTCGACTATGAAAACCAGCTGCATATAAAGTACACGGGCTACGACGACGAAATTATCAAGAGCGTCGAGGCGGGAAACGTATCTATGTCTACGCCGTCTTCATTTGTCGGGAGCAGCCAGGCGCTGTTCGGAATCAAAGCCACTGCTCAATTCGGTCCGCTCACTCTTACTGGACTCGCAAGTCAACAGAAAGCACAGGGGAAAAGTCTGACTTACAGCGGCGGATCTTCTGCCCTGCCAATCAGTTTCCGTGCTACCGATTTTTCGCAAAACCATTTCTTCATCGATACGAATTATATCGGGGAATATGAAGACTACTATCAAAGCGGCCGTACTCAAATAGATAAGCAGGCTCTCATCATTACACAGATCGAAGTTTACGAATCGATTTTTAATCCCGCGGGAAATCCTAATGTTAGATCTTGTGTAACCGTGATGGACCTGCCTCCCAATAACACAGCCAGCCAAAGTTATTATTCAAATTTACAAACCAAAGGCGCCACCGATTCCTCGGGGCAGGTTGAAAACGGCCTTTTTATAAAACTTGATCCGTCTCAGTACAGCATTGATAAGAACACCGGCGTTCTGACTCTCAATACCAGTTATACCGCTGAGCAGATAATAGCAGTCGTCTACAGCACACAAGGGGGCAATACTTACGGCACCTTTTCTTTTGCCGATACATCAGCAAAAGACAGGCTGGTTCTCAAGCTAGTAAAGCCGAAAAATAAACTAATCCACGATGCCAGTCACGCGGAAGCCTGGCGATTGATGCTGCGGAACATTTACTCCGTCGGAGGAACGAATCTCAGCGCGAGTTCCATAAAGGATCTTAAGATACTTTACACGCCGTCCGGCACCACGGCGCAGGATAATATAAACGGGATAAGCCTCGTACACTTGTTTCGCATCGACGGAACGGGAACTGCAGGCGCGCAGAATACTTTTTATTATAACGACGGGGTCGACATAGACTCATATCACGGCGAGCTAATCTTCCCGTTCATCGAGCCTTTCGTGGAGGCGTTCCACCAATCTGGAAACGGTTATTCGATATCGAATCCAGATTCCTTTGTATATGAGTCTATTTATGATACGACGGACGATTTTTATCCTTCGGATACACACAACCTCTTTTCGGTAACCGGTTCCTACGTTGGTTCGAGCACTTCTAGAATTCCCCTCGGGTTTAATCTCGTCCAGGGAAGCGTCAAAGTTCTGTACAACGGCCAGCCGCTGGTCCCCGACCAGGATTATTCCATCGATTATCTCACCGGTGAACTGACTATTAGAAATCAGGCGGCGCTCCAGCCGGGTGCGAACGTCCAGATTCAATACGAGACGAACGACATTTTCACAATCGCATCAAAATCGCTCAGCGGTCTTAGGGGCGATTTGAAAATCAACGACCAGACCGGTCTTGGATTTACCTTGATGAACTACTCGCTCCAGTCGCCAAACGATAAAGTCCAGGTTGGGGAAGAACCGATGAGCAATTTGATACTTGGAGTCGATGGAGGAACCTCCGCCGATCTTCCATTCCTTACGAAAGCTCTCGATGCGCTTCCTTTGATCCAGACGGCTGCTCCATCAAGGTTAACGTTGCACGGTGAAGCCGCTTACATGCTTCCGAATCCCAACACAAGGACGAGCCCGATCCCGGATGACAACGGACAGGGCGTGGCGTACATTGACGACTTTGAGGGAGCGAAAAGAACTATCCCTCTGCCGATAAACTTCTCTTCATGGTCGATAGCAAGTCCGCCAAAGAACACCGCCATAGATTCGGTGTTAAACCGGGAAGTGCCTGACTCAACGAAGAACGACTATCGCGGATGGGCATACTGGTACAACGATATTCCGCCGACTACACTTTCTAAGGATATATGGCCCAGCAAACAGGTTTCCGTCGATCAGCAGACGGTGACGGTGCTCCATGTTGGTTTCCTCGACACCGTGAGGGGTCAATACAATAGAGCCCGCGACATAGACACGACTTTGGATACCAAGAACAACAATCCAAACCTGGCAAAACTGGCATGGGGTGGCATGATGGTGGATCTCTCGTCCAACGCCAGCGACCTCGTCGGGCAAAACATAAACTACCTGGAGGTTTGGATGCAGATCGATCCATCGACGCATCCCCACGGCACTATGCACGTCGATATCGGGCAGATCGGAGAGGATGTCTTTGGGGATGGAGTCTTTCGCTCGGAGGACACTACCGGTTTAGGAGTGCGCAATAACGATCTTGGAATAGACCAGTTTTCGATTGCGGAGGAGAATTCATTATTTCCGTGGATCAAAGACAAGCCGGACCGACCATGGTGGAACGTTAATGATTCCATCAGTGCGGATCCCGACGGAGGTGCTTACTTCGCAGACATAAACGGTCATAATTATCTTAGAGTCAACGGTACAAAGTATAATTCCGTCTCCGCGACTGGGCTTCTTCCAGATGGCGAGGATCTTAACCACAATCGATTCTTAGATCAGACGAACAGTTATTACGAGTACGACGTAAAGCTGGACACGACGAACAATAAGTATGTCGCCGGTGTTGGCTCGAAAGGATGGTACGAATACCTGATCCCGCTTAAAGATACTTCGAAAGTTATCGGGCAGCCGAGCCTTTCCGTGGTGCAATCCGTCAGAGTCTGGTTCGATGGAATGACTTCACCCATGCTGGTAAATATAGCGGAGATGGACCTCGTCGGAAACTATTGGCGGACACCGGACGTGAAGGACACGACAATGCAAGCTTCCGTCGTCGATGTCTTCGATAATCCCGGTTATAATGCGCCTGTTCCGGGTCTTCAGCCGGTCGATCATTCAAATCCGACGACTCCCCTTACACTCAACGAGCAGTCTCTGGATTTGATCCTCAATGGCTTGCATGGTGGCGATTCGAGATATGTGCTCAAGTATCTTCCGACTTCGCTAAACGTTTTCCACTATAAAGACATGAAGTTCTTTGTTCATGGAGATCCGAATTTCCGTTACGTTGATTCCACTGATCATGATGCGGACATTTACATAAGATTCGGCAGCGATTCGCTGAACTTTTATGAATATAGACAACCTCTTAGGTACATAAACAATCCTGTGCCCCCCATAAGGGCCGGCTGGCAGGATATAACTATCAATTTTGCGGAACTCACTGCGATCAAACAGCGGCGGGACTCTGTAAATCAACCAAACGTCGTGCCTCTTCCCACCGACAATGGAATTCCCGGCTCGACTTACTGGCTTCAAGGGAACCCGTCGTTGATGAGTGTTTCATATTTCCAGATCGGGATCACGAACAAGAGGGCTGGAAGCGCGACAGTGCTTCACGGGTCTGTCTGGGTCGATGAACTCAGGCTCACGGACGCCGACAATACTCCAGGCGGTGCTTATAGTTTCAGCGCAAATCTCCAGCTCGCCGACTTTGGCGCACTTGCATTCAATTTCTCTAAGACAGATCCGTACTTTCACGGACTTACAACCCAGTTTGGATCGTTGAATACGCAGCAGAACTGGGGAGTAAACGCTTCCCTCAGTCTCGAGAGACTCCTGCCGCGCGAATGGCAAGGGACGAGCATACCATTTGCTTATTCTCACAGCGAAAGCTTTTCAAATCCGTTGTACCTTGCCGGAAGCGACATACTCGTCAGCGAAGCCGTTGCAAAAAGGAAGCAGTACCTGGATACCCTGGGATATGCACCGGGAGCCGCCGCATCCCTGGCGGATAGCCTGCAGACCAGTTCGCAGGTGCTGAGAGTTCAGAATTCCTGGTCGATTCCTACGCTGCGTATAGCCGTTCCTTCCACAAAATGGTATTTCAAGGATATCCTCAACAATATCACTATGGGATACAGCTGGTCTGGTTCACAGTATCGAGACACCCAGGTCAAGAGCGGAAATCAATGGACATGGAATTTTTCAAGCGGGTATTCGGTCCAGCTTGATCCTGCGGCATGGTTTACACCTTTTCCGTCGAAGAGCAAGACAACAACAAGCAGCTCGCCGATTTCCAATCCAAATCCACGAGGTTTCAATCCTCCCAGTGGAGGTCCCGAAAATATTAACCCTCCCGGGAACATTCCTTCGACAAATTCTCCAGGCCAGGATTTCCAGATCAGGTATTTGCCGAGCTCGTTTAACTTGTCTATGAGTGCATCGAGGATGCTCGCGGTGGAGGATTACTGGACGCAAATTAATCCTAGAATTACGCCGAATTTCTCGTCGTCGAGATCGGGAGGTTTCAACTGGCGCCTGACCAATAATGGAATACTGAATCCTACTATCGACTATCGGTTTTCAGTAAACAGCTCGCTTTATTTGATCGACGTAGATACGGCCGGTGGCAAAAGCATACCGCGCCCGGACTCTTATGTGTTCCGCCAGATATTCCTGAACAACGGGCTTATAAACTTCGGCTCCGATTACGATTACTCTCAGCAATTTTCGCTCACGACACAGCCGAAACTTCCGTTCAATATACAGCAATATATTGATATGCAGGCGAGCTATAACTCCGCATATCATTGGAGCAATAACCTGCAACAAGCACAGCTTGCGAAAACATCGGGCGTCAATGGCACTTTGCAGTTAGGCTCAACCATTCGTTTGAAGGCGCTTACCGATCCTTTGTTCGGTGGAAGTACGAGCGCGGCAATATCCACCACACCCGATACTCTTCAACCACAGCCACCTTCCTCAAATGCACGGGGACGCGGCCATGGACGCGAGGAATTCGAGCTTCCTGCAGACACGACATCAACGGTCACTGCAAGCGGCGGAAAAGGAAACCAACTCGGCAATCTTGCAAATATCCTGATAAAGGTCCCGTTCCTGAATTTCGAGAGCGTCTCGATAAATTTCTCTTCCGCTGATATGTCGCAGAACAACGGACTGCCATCTCTAAGACCGGGTATGGCGAATTTTTTCAGAGTACCGTTCATCCAGGAGAATAATCCGGCGCTCGGCCCCTCACAACTGTATCAACTCGGACTTATTTCCGATCCTTACAGCAAGCTCGTCTTTTTCACAAAGAAAGGCTTTCCCTTCTTTGGCTTCGGGGAGACTCAGACCGTGAGAATTGCCAGTCCGTCCGATTCAAGTAGATTTATCATCAATGATATCTTTACAAATACTAATTCAATGGACATTAGGACCTCGAGAAATTTATGGCAGGGCGCAAGAATAGATCTCTCGTGGCACGTCGGGTGGAGTTATAATCGCAACATCCAATACGCGACCGACACACGCGGTAATCCGATATATGACTCCGCCACTGCCAACATTGCGCTTTCCGGGCAAATCAACAGGAGCTTCTTTACAATCCCGCCGGTGCTGTTCCTTTCCGCGTTTAAGAGCGGAATAAATCAGGTCGAGACGGATTATCAAGCAAATAAAAACGATCCGACAAATACGGTCTCAGACCAGCAGAAGCTTTCACAGGCGTTCGTCAAAGGATTCGAAACACTTCCAATTCTTGACAAAATATTCGGACAGTACATGCCGCGAATGAACTATTCGTTTACCTGGGACGGTCTCGAACAGTTTCCGCTGTTCAAAAGTTTTGCTACTCACGTAAGTTTCAATCATGCATACCAATCGACATACTCAGAAAACTGGCACATCACAAACGGGGCTGCTCAGGTCACAGATGCACAGACGGTGTCTTACGGTTTTCAGCCCTTGGCCGGACTCAACATCGCATTCAAAAGCATAGGCGACGCGACAATATCGGGTTCGATTCTGTATAACACATCCGACCAGTATAGCTTGAATCCGAATAATTTTTCGATCGCACAGCAGCATACAGGACAACTCACAATCACGGCAGACTATGCAAAGAGAGGGTTTTCTATACCCTTATTCGGATTAAATCTGCAAAATGACGTCGACATAAGCGCAAGCTATTCAGCCGCCTCATCGACGCAGTTCAACTTTGACATGAACAATTTTAGCGGGAGCGGCAGTCCGCTCAGTGGAACCACTCAGACTACGCTTGAGATTCGATTCAGGTACGAAGTGAGCCAGCGAGTGACGGCATCGATTTATTACCGGAACACGAAAATTATTCCGACGGTTCAGGCTTCGCAGGTTCCCGGCACGACGACAAATGAGGCCGGCGTCGACGTACACGTTTCAATAGCAGGATGA
- a CDS encoding response regulator has translation MRDSSSGWDRKREGEKILIAEDEQAMRELVVEILESAGYTVIAASNGIEAVDAFNKEKNEICLVILDRNMPEMNGDETFRALKKIGLNVPLLISSGSIKDEGKLVGEGVTGLIGKPYSIEELLEKVKSTLEKQKKS, from the coding sequence ATGCGTGATTCTTCCAGTGGTTGGGATAGAAAACGGGAGGGCGAAAAGATTCTCATTGCTGAAGACGAGCAAGCGATGAGGGAACTGGTCGTCGAGATTCTTGAGAGTGCCGGTTACACGGTTATCGCAGCGTCGAATGGAATCGAAGCTGTCGATGCTTTCAACAAAGAGAAAAACGAAATCTGTCTTGTGATTCTTGATAGAAATATGCCCGAGATGAACGGCGACGAGACCTTTCGCGCTCTGAAGAAAATCGGCTTGAACGTTCCCCTCCTCATCTCAAGCGGGTCCATTAAGGATGAGGGAAAGCTGGTTGGCGAGGGAGTCACGGGTCTTATTGGAAAGCCTTACAGCATTGAGGAGCTGCTTGAAAAGGTAAAGTCGACTTTGGAAAAACAGAAGAAGAGCTGA
- a CDS encoding VOC family protein has translation MKRVTGIGGIFFKCENPESILRWYNEHLGISPVGESAVFEWMQKEKAGEYGHTVWGPFERVTKYFHPSTKDFMINYRVENLEALIERLREEGVEIVGDIEKYDYGKFGWIMDPEGNKIELWEPDDKIFRKTSMLDG, from the coding sequence ATGAAACGCGTAACGGGAATAGGTGGAATCTTCTTCAAATGCGAGAATCCGGAAAGTATTTTGAGATGGTACAACGAACATCTGGGAATTTCTCCAGTTGGGGAAAGCGCTGTTTTTGAATGGATGCAGAAGGAAAAAGCGGGCGAATACGGGCATACGGTATGGGGACCTTTCGAGAGGGTGACGAAATATTTTCATCCATCGACGAAAGATTTCATGATCAACTACCGCGTAGAAAACCTCGAAGCCCTGATCGAAAGACTCAGGGAAGAGGGAGTAGAAATTGTCGGAGACATAGAGAAATATGATTACGGCAAGTTTGGATGGATCATGGATCCTGAAGGGAACAAGATCGAGTTGTGGGAGCCCGACGACAAGATTTTCAGGAAGACAAGCATGCTGGACGGTTAA
- a CDS encoding methyltransferase domain-containing protein codes for MKFYVSVPNWNPDQYLKFADEWTQPFVDLAARIDVRNPKSIIDVGCGSGNSTQVLRQRWPNAKISGHDSSVEMIKKAKEDFPDDEWLIGDATDFNFDGKFDIVFSNAAIQWMPDHGSLLPRLLENVNHGGALAVQVPANNGSPLHQALLTVSSSWKWSPS; via the coding sequence TTGAAATTTTATGTAAGCGTGCCCAACTGGAATCCTGATCAGTATTTAAAATTTGCAGACGAATGGACGCAGCCATTTGTAGACCTCGCCGCACGGATTGACGTAAGGAATCCGAAGTCTATCATCGACGTCGGTTGCGGTTCGGGCAACAGCACTCAGGTTCTCCGTCAGAGATGGCCCAACGCAAAAATTTCAGGCCACGATAGTTCGGTCGAAATGATAAAGAAAGCCAAAGAGGACTTCCCGGACGACGAGTGGCTTATCGGCGATGCTACAGATTTCAATTTCGACGGAAAATTCGACATCGTGTTTTCGAATGCGGCGATCCAGTGGATGCCGGACCATGGATCACTCTTGCCGAGGCTTTTAGAAAATGTGAATCATGGAGGCGCGCTGGCTGTTCAGGTTCCGGCGAATAACGGGTCGCCGTTGCATCAGGCATTGCTCACAGTCTCTTCAAGCTGGAAATGGTCGCCTTCATAA
- a CDS encoding DUF3795 domain-containing protein, translating to MKIKIKREKLQRQIHMLMNERYDPVATCGMDRGVCEPYACRDNHKLFNRLVERRMLKDKRPCDGCRAVKGNCPVIGGACETYGCASENKVEFCFDCDKFPCERLDPAANRAGILPHNLKVFSLCTIKRIGLDTFVDKSPEIKRRYSSARWQ from the coding sequence GTGAAAATCAAGATTAAGCGGGAAAAACTTCAAAGACAAATTCATATGTTGATGAACGAGAGATATGATCCGGTAGCAACTTGCGGAATGGACCGCGGAGTATGTGAACCGTATGCATGCAGGGACAACCATAAGCTCTTCAACAGGCTGGTTGAACGGCGCATGCTGAAAGACAAAAGGCCTTGCGACGGCTGCAGGGCCGTTAAAGGAAATTGCCCGGTTATCGGAGGAGCCTGTGAAACTTACGGGTGCGCCTCTGAAAATAAAGTGGAATTTTGTTTTGACTGTGATAAGTTCCCCTGCGAGAGACTCGATCCCGCGGCAAACAGGGCCGGGATTTTGCCGCATAATTTGAAAGTGTTCAGCCTTTGTACCATCAAACGGATCGGTTTGGATACATTTGTGGATAAATCGCCGGAGATCAAGAGAAGATACTCGTCGGCAAGATGGCAATAG